In one Moritella sp. 5 genomic region, the following are encoded:
- a CDS encoding transporter substrate-binding domain-containing protein, whose protein sequence is MKKLACVIATSLLLSSAVIAKEWTDVRLGVDSPYKPFEYKTPDGELTGFEIDLGNEVCKRANWNCTWVVQSWDGIIPGLLSRKYDAIFSSMSITDARKKKVLFSEPYYNTPSAWFAAADFKLDVADKTAFKKLRIGVQRGTVQDTHVTDNYASKNTIKRYNTSGDLLLDLEGGRLDMVLLDFPVGDSTLLIPEKKGAYAAVGDTFQLGEGMGVALRKRDKSLAATFNKVLAEIKADGTYEIIQAKYFSYSIKM, encoded by the coding sequence ATGAAAAAATTAGCCTGCGTAATTGCAACAAGCTTATTGCTTTCTTCAGCCGTAATAGCAAAAGAATGGACTGATGTTCGTTTAGGTGTTGATTCACCTTACAAACCATTTGAATATAAAACCCCTGATGGTGAGCTAACAGGTTTTGAAATCGATTTAGGTAACGAAGTTTGTAAACGCGCTAATTGGAATTGTACTTGGGTTGTACAATCTTGGGACGGTATTATTCCTGGTTTATTATCACGTAAATACGATGCTATTTTCTCTTCAATGTCGATCACTGACGCGCGTAAGAAGAAGGTTCTTTTCTCTGAACCTTACTACAATACACCAAGCGCTTGGTTTGCAGCGGCAGACTTTAAACTTGATGTGGCAGATAAAACCGCATTCAAAAAATTACGTATCGGTGTACAGCGCGGTACAGTTCAAGATACACACGTCACCGATAATTATGCTAGCAAGAATACAATTAAGCGCTATAACACCAGTGGTGACTTATTACTTGATCTTGAAGGCGGTCGTTTAGACATGGTATTACTGGATTTCCCTGTCGGTGATAGCACGTTACTTATCCCTGAGAAAAAAGGCGCTTATGCAGCTGTTGGCGATACATTCCAACTGGGTGAGGGCATGGGTGTTGCACTGCGTAAACGTGATAAATCACTTGCAGCAACGTTCAATAAAGTATTAGCAGAAATTAAAGCGGATGGTACTTACGAAATTATCCAAGCTAAATACTTCAGCTACAGTATTAAAATGTAG
- a CDS encoding ABC transporter ATP-binding protein produces the protein MSSSPTLDIKNLHKSFGDNEVLKGIDLTANKGDVISIIGSSGSGKSTFLRCINLLEMPTSGDISVNGELIEMIDGRDGNRLIANKKQVQRIRSRLAMVFQGFNLWSHMTVIENVIEAPIHVLGLSRRDARASAEQYLKKVGLWERKDYYPSQLSGGQKQRVAIARALAVEPEVLLFDEPTSALDPELVGEVLRVMQSLAEEGRTMLVVTHEMAFARDVSTKVIFLHQGQIEEQGDPKELFDNPKSERVQQFLAPKY, from the coding sequence ATGAGTAGCAGTCCCACATTAGACATCAAAAATTTGCATAAATCATTTGGTGACAATGAAGTCTTGAAAGGTATCGATCTGACTGCAAATAAAGGTGATGTAATCTCTATTATCGGTTCATCAGGCTCTGGTAAAAGTACCTTTTTACGTTGTATTAATTTATTGGAAATGCCTACTTCAGGTGACATATCCGTAAATGGCGAATTAATCGAAATGATTGATGGTCGCGACGGTAATAGACTAATCGCGAATAAAAAACAAGTTCAACGTATTCGTTCACGTCTCGCTATGGTGTTTCAAGGCTTTAATTTATGGTCGCATATGACGGTCATTGAAAATGTGATCGAAGCACCTATTCATGTTTTAGGACTCTCTCGTCGCGACGCGAGGGCGAGTGCAGAACAATATCTGAAAAAAGTTGGTTTATGGGAAAGAAAAGACTATTACCCAAGTCAGCTATCTGGTGGTCAAAAGCAGCGTGTGGCAATCGCCCGTGCATTAGCTGTAGAGCCGGAAGTATTGCTATTTGATGAACCAACCTCCGCATTGGACCCTGAATTGGTCGGTGAAGTTTTACGCGTAATGCAAAGCCTAGCGGAAGAAGGCCGAACCATGTTGGTGGTTACTCACGAAATGGCATTTGCACGCGATGTATCGACCAAAGTTATATTCTTACACCAAGGTCAAATCGAAGAGCAGGGCGATCCGAAAGAATTATTTGATAACCCGAAATCAGAGCGTGTGCAGCAGTTTTTAGCACCCAAATATTAG
- the focA gene encoding formate transporter FocA, whose product MKTTNPFDAILPPELLKKAESIGVAKATKAPKQAFMLAITAGVFISIAFAFYTTVTTGTTDVAYGLKKFIGGFAFSLGLLLVVVCGGELFTSSILTIIARANNKITTAQLAKNWAVVYVGNFIGCLFFVALMILAKQHLVADGAWGLNAMKIAQHKLHHTFIQAITLGILANLLVCLGVWMSFAARSITDKFVAVALPVSMFVASGYEHSIANMFMIPLGYVIANFSGPEFWLATGANPADFTDLTLTNFVFNNLIPVTIGNIIGGGLLVGMTYWIIYCKKES is encoded by the coding sequence ATGAAAACAACAAACCCATTTGATGCAATCCTACCACCAGAACTGCTAAAAAAAGCAGAATCTATCGGTGTCGCAAAAGCAACTAAGGCCCCTAAACAAGCGTTCATGCTTGCGATTACTGCAGGTGTATTCATCTCCATTGCATTTGCCTTCTATACCACGGTAACAACAGGAACAACGGATGTTGCTTACGGTTTAAAAAAATTCATAGGGGGGTTTGCGTTTAGTCTTGGCCTACTACTTGTTGTTGTTTGTGGCGGCGAGCTATTTACTAGCTCAATCTTAACCATTATTGCCCGTGCGAATAACAAGATAACAACCGCACAACTCGCCAAAAACTGGGCAGTGGTCTACGTCGGTAACTTTATCGGCTGCCTCTTCTTTGTGGCGTTAATGATATTAGCTAAGCAGCACCTCGTCGCCGATGGCGCTTGGGGTCTAAATGCCATGAAGATTGCCCAGCACAAACTGCATCATACTTTTATTCAAGCGATCACGCTTGGCATCCTGGCCAACCTACTTGTTTGTCTTGGTGTCTGGATGAGTTTTGCCGCACGCTCTATTACCGATAAGTTTGTAGCCGTGGCATTACCTGTGAGTATGTTTGTCGCATCAGGTTACGAGCACAGTATCGCTAACATGTTTATGATCCCACTCGGGTATGTTATTGCGAACTTTTCAGGCCCTGAATTTTGGCTAGCAACCGGTGCGAACCCTGCAGACTTTACCGATTTAACGTTAACTAATTTTGTATTTAACAATCTTATCCCAGTCACCATCGGCAATATAATTGGTGGCGGATTACTGGTTGGTATGACGTACTGGATTATTTACTGCAAAAAAGAATCTTAA
- the pflB gene encoding formate C-acetyltransferase has translation MTEQTIFDQAWQGFTTGEWTNDVNLRDFIQKNYTEFTGDESFLADATEATDTLWNNVMEGIKIENSTHAPLDFDTSLPSTITSHAAGYIDQGLETIVGLQTEKPLKRAIIANGGIRMVAGSCKAYGKELDPVTNKIFSEYRKTHNQGVFDVYTSDIMKCRKSGILTGLPDAYGRGRIIGDYRRVAVYGIDFLMKDKFAQQKSLEAKFYSGEDLEATMRLREEISEQYRALNDIKTMAATYGFDISGPATNAKEAIQWTYFGYLAAVKSQNGAAMSFGRVTTFLDIYIERDLQAGLITETDAQEMIDHLVMKLRMVRFLRTPEYDELFSGDPIWATETIAGMGTDGRSLVTKSSFRVLHTQYTMGPSPEPNITVLWAENLPLNFKRYCAKVSIDTSSIQYENDDLMRTDFDNDDYAIACCVSPMIVGKQMQFFGARSNLAKALLYTINGGVDEKLKIQVGPKSDKITDEVLNYEDIAARLDKMMDWLATTYVTALNSIHYSHDKYSYEASLMALHDRDVERTMACGIAGLSVTADSLSAIKFAKVKPIRDEDGIAIDFEIEGDYPKFGNNDSRVDDIACSLVETFMKKVSSHKMYRDAKPTQSVLTITSNVVYGKKTGTTPDGRPAGAPFAPGANPMHGRDEKGAIAALTSVAKLPFEYAKDGISYTFSIVPNALGKTDDTRRTNLAGLMDGYFKHSSVIEGGQHLNVNVMDRSMLLDAVKHPEKYPQLTIRVSGYAVRFNSLTPEQQQDVITRTFQQSF, from the coding sequence ATGACTGAACAAACAATATTTGATCAAGCGTGGCAAGGTTTTACAACTGGCGAATGGACTAACGACGTTAACCTACGTGACTTTATCCAGAAGAACTACACGGAATTTACAGGCGATGAGTCTTTCCTAGCCGATGCAACTGAAGCGACAGATACGCTTTGGAACAATGTGATGGAAGGCATTAAAATCGAAAACAGCACGCACGCGCCGCTTGATTTTGATACATCTTTGCCATCAACAATTACATCACATGCCGCTGGTTACATTGACCAAGGTTTGGAAACAATTGTTGGCCTACAAACTGAAAAACCATTAAAACGTGCAATCATCGCTAATGGCGGTATCCGTATGGTTGCAGGTTCTTGTAAAGCATATGGTAAAGAGCTTGATCCAGTAACAAACAAAATCTTCTCTGAATACCGTAAAACACACAACCAAGGTGTATTTGACGTTTACACAAGTGACATCATGAAATGTCGTAAGTCAGGTATCCTAACAGGTTTACCAGATGCATATGGCCGTGGTCGTATCATTGGTGATTACCGTCGTGTTGCTGTATACGGCATCGACTTCCTAATGAAAGACAAATTTGCACAACAAAAATCATTAGAAGCGAAGTTTTACTCAGGTGAAGACCTAGAAGCAACAATGCGTTTACGTGAAGAAATTTCAGAGCAGTACCGTGCACTAAACGACATCAAAACGATGGCAGCAACTTACGGTTTCGATATTTCAGGCCCAGCAACAAACGCAAAAGAAGCGATCCAGTGGACTTACTTCGGCTACCTAGCTGCAGTTAAATCACAAAATGGCGCAGCAATGAGCTTTGGTCGTGTAACAACGTTCCTAGATATCTACATTGAACGTGATTTACAAGCAGGTCTCATTACTGAGACTGACGCTCAAGAAATGATTGATCACCTAGTAATGAAACTACGTATGGTGCGTTTCCTACGTACACCTGAATACGATGAATTATTCTCTGGTGACCCAATCTGGGCAACAGAAACAATCGCTGGTATGGGTACAGATGGTCGTTCATTAGTAACTAAATCATCATTCCGTGTACTACATACACAATACACTATGGGTCCTTCACCAGAGCCAAACATCACTGTATTGTGGGCTGAAAACCTACCATTAAACTTCAAACGCTACTGTGCGAAAGTATCAATTGATACTTCATCAATCCAGTACGAAAATGATGATTTAATGCGTACCGACTTCGACAATGATGACTATGCAATTGCTTGTTGTGTATCACCAATGATTGTTGGTAAACAAATGCAGTTCTTCGGCGCACGTAGTAACCTTGCTAAAGCATTGTTATATACAATCAATGGCGGCGTAGATGAAAAACTGAAAATCCAAGTTGGTCCTAAATCAGACAAGATCACTGATGAAGTACTTAACTACGAAGATATCGCAGCACGTTTAGATAAGATGATGGATTGGTTAGCAACAACTTATGTTACTGCGCTTAACTCAATTCACTATTCACACGACAAATACTCGTATGAAGCATCACTAATGGCACTGCATGACCGCGACGTTGAACGTACAATGGCATGTGGTATCGCGGGTCTATCTGTTACTGCTGATTCACTTTCTGCAATCAAATTTGCAAAAGTGAAACCAATTCGTGACGAAGATGGTATTGCAATCGATTTTGAAATCGAAGGTGATTACCCTAAATTTGGTAACAACGATTCACGTGTTGATGATATCGCTTGTAGCCTAGTTGAAACCTTCATGAAGAAAGTATCTAGCCACAAAATGTACCGTGATGCGAAACCAACACAGTCAGTACTCACCATTACATCAAACGTTGTATACGGTAAGAAAACGGGTACTACACCAGACGGTCGTCCTGCTGGCGCACCATTCGCACCAGGTGCAAACCCAATGCATGGTCGTGATGAGAAAGGCGCAATCGCAGCCCTAACTTCAGTTGCAAAACTACCGTTTGAATACGCAAAAGATGGTATCTCTTATACTTTCTCTATCGTACCAAACGCACTGGGTAAAACAGACGATACTCGTCGTACTAACCTCGCTGGTTTAATGGATGGTTACTTCAAGCACAGCAGTGTAATTGAAGGTGGTCAGCACTTAAACGTAAATGTGATGGACCGTTCAATGTTGTTAGACGCTGTTAAGCACCCTGAAAAATACCCACAACTGACCATTCGTGTGTCTGGTTACGCAGTACGTTTCAACTCGCTAACACCTGAACAGCAGCAAGATGTAATCACACGTACATTCCAACAGTCATTCTAA
- the pflA gene encoding pyruvate formate lyase 1-activating protein, with protein sequence MPLIKPIDSTELCSTVGRIHSTESCGTVDGPGIRFIVFMQGCLMRCQYCHNRDSWDLHAGTETTVDELIRELISYKAFMQATGGGVTASGGEAMLQPEFVRDFFAAAQAQDVNTCLDTNGYIRKYTDVIDEVLDVSDLVMLDLKHMNDKIHQKLVGVSNKRTLEFAEYLAKRNQKTWIRYVVVPGYTDDDASAHQLGQFIQHMDNIEKVELLAYHELGLHKWKTMGFDYPLDGVAPPSKDTMDRIKNILLEYKDNVMY encoded by the coding sequence ATGCCGCTTATTAAACCTATTGATTCTACCGAGTTGTGTAGCACAGTAGGACGCATTCATTCTACCGAATCTTGTGGCACAGTTGATGGCCCTGGCATCCGTTTCATCGTCTTCATGCAAGGCTGTTTAATGCGTTGTCAATATTGCCATAACCGTGATTCATGGGACCTACATGCTGGTACAGAAACCACCGTCGATGAATTAATTCGTGAACTGATTTCATACAAGGCCTTTATGCAAGCAACGGGGGGTGGTGTCACTGCATCCGGTGGCGAAGCAATGCTACAACCTGAATTTGTGCGTGATTTTTTCGCTGCGGCCCAAGCCCAAGACGTTAATACCTGCTTAGATACCAACGGCTATATTCGTAAATACACAGATGTCATTGATGAAGTACTCGATGTATCTGATTTAGTCATGCTAGATCTAAAGCACATGAACGACAAAATCCATCAGAAATTAGTTGGTGTTAGCAATAAACGTACCCTCGAGTTTGCCGAATATTTAGCAAAACGTAATCAAAAAACATGGATACGTTATGTTGTGGTACCCGGTTATACCGATGATGATGCATCAGCGCATCAACTTGGTCAGTTTATTCAACATATGGATAATATTGAAAAAGTAGAATTGCTGGCTTATCACGAATTAGGCTTGCATAAATGGAAAACAATGGGCTTTGATTACCCTCTTGATGGTGTTGCCCCACCAAGTAAAGACACCATGGACCGCATTAAAAATATCTTATTAGAATACAAAGATAATGTGATGTATTAA
- the rlmA gene encoding 23S rRNA (guanine(745)-N(1))-methyltransferase, translated as MNYLCPICARPLSAQDKSLTCDQRHQFDLAKEGYVNLLPVQNKKSKNPGDNKEMMQARREFLDQGFYQSLSDKVNSIAQQALTAVNAPNILDLGCGEGYYTHRLAQAMAIHNDANTTPQIAGLDISKSAIRYAAKRYKTISFCVASAYNTPFADASQDLVTRIYAPSQDAELARIIKTEGYLLTVTPAAEHLFELKQKIYQTPEKHDMKIEDIAGFELIEQQRLTDQITLTQAKDSKNLLEMTPLAWKMSDEQKAEIYAADLTLTLDFNITLYKRTA; from the coding sequence ATGAACTACCTTTGCCCTATCTGCGCACGCCCTTTATCCGCACAAGACAAAAGCCTCACTTGCGATCAACGCCATCAATTTGATCTAGCAAAAGAAGGCTACGTTAACCTATTGCCTGTGCAAAACAAAAAATCAAAGAATCCTGGCGACAACAAAGAGATGATGCAAGCGCGTCGTGAGTTTCTTGACCAAGGCTTTTATCAATCACTATCAGACAAGGTCAATAGCATTGCTCAGCAAGCGCTAACGGCTGTCAACGCACCAAACATCCTCGACTTAGGCTGTGGCGAAGGGTATTACACCCACCGCTTAGCGCAGGCTATGGCGATTCATAATGATGCTAATACAACGCCACAAATCGCAGGACTCGATATTTCTAAATCAGCGATCCGTTATGCAGCAAAACGTTATAAAACGATCAGTTTTTGTGTGGCAAGTGCTTACAACACTCCATTCGCGGATGCGAGCCAAGACTTGGTGACGCGTATTTATGCACCATCACAAGATGCTGAACTGGCCCGTATAATCAAAACAGAGGGTTACTTACTCACAGTGACTCCAGCTGCCGAGCATTTATTTGAGCTAAAGCAAAAGATTTACCAAACCCCTGAAAAACACGACATGAAGATTGAAGATATTGCCGGGTTTGAACTGATTGAACAGCAACGTTTAACCGACCAGATCACCCTGACGCAAGCAAAAGACAGTAAGAACTTATTAGAAATGACACCATTAGCGTGGAAGATGAGTGACGAACAAAAAGCAGAGATATATGCGGCAGATTTAACCCTAACGCTCGACTTTAATATCACGCTTTATAAACGCACTGCGTAG
- the yfbV gene encoding terminus macrodomain insulation protein YfbV: protein MSVFTDTLYKGQHYMQRWPMKKELAALFPENRVIAATKLGFKTMPPLAILTVMMQYLYGDIQQLPASIAVALLLITLPMQGVFWLGKRSSELLPVSLANWYHELYQGLVTQGCDLEPAVKKPHYSELADILENAFKRMDKAFMVK from the coding sequence ATGAGTGTGTTTACAGATACGCTTTATAAAGGTCAACATTATATGCAGCGCTGGCCGATGAAAAAAGAACTGGCCGCACTTTTTCCTGAGAATAGAGTTATTGCCGCCACGAAACTTGGCTTTAAGACTATGCCGCCATTAGCGATTTTAACTGTGATGATGCAGTATCTATATGGTGATATACAGCAGCTACCAGCGAGTATTGCGGTTGCATTATTACTTATTACGCTACCGATGCAAGGTGTGTTCTGGTTAGGTAAACGTTCGAGCGAGTTATTACCCGTGTCACTAGCAAATTGGTATCATGAACTTTATCAAGGGCTAGTAACGCAAGGTTGTGATCTTGAGCCCGCAGTGAAAAAGCCACATTACAGTGAATTGGCTGATATTTTAGAAAATGCATTTAAGCGAATGGATAAAGCGTTTATGGTTAAGTAA
- a CDS encoding acetate kinase, whose product MNKLVLVLNCGSSSLKFAVLDSVSGDEKLSGLAECFNLDNARIKWKLDGNKGTADLGAGASHKEAVAYIVNNILKDQKEMSDAIVAIGHRVVHGGEKFTSSVIIDDSVMQGIEDCATLAPLHNPAHLIGIRAAQAAFPTLPQVAVFDTAFHQTMPEKAYLYALPYKLYRENGIRRYGMHGTSHLFIGREAAALLGQKVEETNIINCHLGNGASICAIKDGKSVDTSMGMTPLEGLVMGTRSGDLDPSIINHLVTQCNYTLAEVNSMLNNESGLLGVSEISSDCRAIEDGYAEKQAGAVRAMELSCYRLAKYIASYAAALGRIDAIVFTGGIGENSDVIRALVLNQLSIFGIEVDDAANTAARFGSEGTITTANSKIKAMVISTNEELVIAQDAVSLIS is encoded by the coding sequence ATGAATAAACTCGTTCTAGTTCTAAACTGTGGTAGCTCTTCTCTTAAATTTGCAGTTCTTGATTCAGTATCTGGTGATGAAAAATTATCAGGTCTTGCTGAATGCTTTAATTTAGACAACGCACGTATCAAGTGGAAACTTGACGGCAATAAAGGCACAGCCGATCTAGGCGCAGGCGCTTCACATAAAGAAGCTGTAGCATACATCGTAAATAACATTCTTAAAGACCAAAAAGAAATGAGCGACGCAATCGTTGCGATCGGTCATCGTGTTGTACACGGCGGCGAAAAATTCACTTCATCAGTAATCATTGATGATTCAGTAATGCAAGGTATCGAAGACTGTGCAACATTAGCACCGCTTCATAACCCAGCTCACCTAATCGGTATCCGTGCTGCACAAGCTGCATTCCCAACGCTTCCACAAGTTGCTGTATTTGATACTGCGTTCCACCAGACTATGCCTGAAAAAGCATACCTATACGCACTACCGTACAAACTATACCGCGAAAATGGCATCCGTCGTTACGGCATGCACGGTACTAGTCACCTATTCATCGGTCGTGAAGCAGCTGCTCTTCTAGGTCAAAAAGTTGAAGAAACTAACATCATCAACTGTCACCTAGGTAACGGCGCATCAATCTGTGCAATTAAAGATGGTAAATCAGTAGACACAAGCATGGGTATGACTCCACTTGAAGGTCTAGTAATGGGTACACGTAGTGGTGATCTTGACCCAAGCATCATCAACCACCTTGTTACACAGTGTAACTACACACTTGCAGAAGTGAACAGCATGCTAAACAACGAAAGTGGTTTACTAGGTGTGTCTGAAATTTCTAGCGATTGCCGTGCTATCGAAGATGGTTATGCAGAAAAACAAGCTGGCGCAGTTCGAGCAATGGAACTTTCTTGCTACCGTCTAGCTAAATACATCGCTTCATACGCAGCTGCTTTAGGCCGTATTGACGCTATCGTATTTACTGGTGGTATCGGTGAAAACTCTGACGTTATCCGTGCATTAGTATTAAACCAACTTTCTATCTTCGGTATCGAAGTTGACGATGCAGCGAATACAGCAGCACGTTTTGGTTCTGAAGGTACAATTACTACAGCAAATAGTAAAATTAAAGCTATGGTTATTTCGACTAATGAAGAACTTGTTATTGCACAAGATGCAGTAAGCTTAATCAGCTAA
- the pta gene encoding phosphate acetyltransferase, which produces MLIPVGVGVGVTSVSLGMVRAFERNGLNVNFFKPVAQPRQGEKGPELSTEIIRQGTNASPATPFTLSHAEKLIGAGKTDVLLEDIVERFESHMVDAEIVVVEGLVPTSKQPFANSVNYNIAKALDAEMVFVANPGTDSSEQLKDRLEIACSNFGGSKNKRIIGCVINKVGAPLDEAGRSRPDLAEMFEANSGNASHNLEVLQVFGKSPMPILGCIPWSAELIAPRAKDLANHLKAEILNEGELEERRLLGITFCARSIPNMLEHFRPGGLLVTSGDRADVIVAACLAAMNGVKIGALLLTGDARPDESVLKLCQQAMATGLPIMLTTTNTWQTALTLQNFNLDIPADDKQRIEAVQEYIASHIDKQWIETLTVGTKRTRRLSPPAFRYQLTELARQAKKRVVLPEGEEPRTIEAANICAERGIAIPVLVGNPAEIKRVAESQGIVLSDGVEIVDPVTCVEKFVAPMVELRKAKGLTEVVAREQLQDNVVLATMMLEQNEVDGLVSGAVHTTANTIRPALQLIKTAPGSNLVSSIFFMLLPDQVLVYGDCAINPDPNASQLADIAIQSADSAKAFGIDPRVAMISYSTGSSGQGSDVEKVREATKIAQERRPDLIIDGPLQYDAAIMENVAKSKAPNSPVAGKATVFVFPDLNTGNTTYKAVQRSANLISIGPMLQGMRKPVNDLSRGALVDDIVYTIALTAIQSKQLTS; this is translated from the coding sequence ATGCTTATCCCAGTTGGCGTAGGCGTAGGCGTAACTTCTGTTAGTCTAGGTATGGTTCGTGCGTTTGAACGCAACGGCCTAAACGTTAACTTTTTCAAACCTGTAGCTCAACCTCGCCAAGGCGAAAAAGGTCCAGAGTTATCAACTGAAATTATCCGTCAAGGAACGAATGCATCACCTGCAACGCCGTTCACTTTATCACACGCTGAAAAATTAATCGGTGCTGGTAAAACTGACGTACTTCTTGAAGATATCGTTGAGCGTTTCGAATCACACATGGTTGATGCTGAAATCGTTGTTGTTGAAGGTCTAGTACCAACATCAAAACAACCATTTGCTAACAGCGTAAACTACAACATCGCGAAAGCACTTGATGCTGAAATGGTATTTGTGGCTAACCCAGGCACAGATTCTTCAGAACAGCTTAAAGATCGTTTAGAAATCGCTTGCTCGAACTTCGGTGGCAGCAAAAACAAACGTATCATTGGTTGTGTGATCAACAAAGTTGGCGCACCACTTGATGAAGCTGGTCGTAGCCGTCCAGATCTTGCAGAAATGTTTGAAGCAAACTCAGGTAATGCTAGCCATAACCTAGAAGTGCTACAAGTATTTGGCAAAAGCCCAATGCCAATCCTTGGTTGTATCCCTTGGAGCGCAGAGCTAATTGCACCACGTGCAAAAGATCTTGCTAACCACTTAAAAGCTGAAATCTTAAACGAAGGCGAACTAGAAGAACGTCGTCTACTAGGTATCACTTTCTGTGCACGTTCGATTCCAAACATGCTTGAGCACTTCCGTCCAGGTGGCTTATTAGTTACTTCTGGCGATCGTGCAGACGTTATCGTTGCTGCATGTCTTGCTGCAATGAACGGCGTTAAAATTGGCGCATTACTATTAACTGGTGATGCTCGTCCAGACGAAAGCGTATTAAAACTTTGTCAACAAGCGATGGCAACTGGTCTACCGATCATGTTGACTACAACGAATACTTGGCAGACTGCATTAACGCTTCAAAACTTCAATCTTGATATCCCTGCAGATGACAAACAACGCATCGAAGCAGTTCAAGAATACATCGCAAGTCACATCGACAAGCAATGGATTGAAACGTTAACAGTTGGTACTAAACGTACTCGTCGTTTATCACCGCCTGCATTCCGTTACCAGTTAACTGAATTAGCGCGTCAAGCGAAGAAACGTGTTGTACTACCTGAAGGTGAAGAGCCACGTACAATTGAAGCAGCTAACATCTGTGCTGAACGCGGTATCGCGATTCCAGTACTTGTTGGTAACCCAGCTGAAATTAAACGTGTTGCAGAAAGCCAAGGTATCGTACTTTCTGACGGCGTTGAAATCGTAGATCCAGTAACATGTGTTGAAAAATTTGTTGCTCCTATGGTTGAACTACGTAAAGCGAAAGGCCTTACAGAAGTAGTTGCACGTGAACAGTTACAAGACAACGTTGTACTAGCAACTATGATGCTAGAACAAAACGAAGTTGATGGTCTTGTATCTGGTGCCGTTCATACGACAGCAAACACAATCCGTCCAGCACTACAGTTGATCAAAACTGCACCGGGTTCAAACCTAGTGTCTTCGATCTTCTTCATGTTGCTACCTGATCAAGTGTTAGTGTACGGTGATTGTGCAATTAACCCAGATCCAAATGCTTCTCAACTGGCTGACATCGCGATTCAATCTGCTGATTCTGCTAAAGCATTCGGTATTGATCCTCGCGTTGCTATGATCTCTTACTCAACTGGTTCATCTGGCCAAGGTAGTGATGTAGAGAAAGTACGTGAAGCAACTAAAATCGCACAAGAACGTCGTCCTGATCTAATCATCGACGGTCCATTACAGTACGATGCTGCTATCATGGAAAATGTTGCGAAAAGCAAAGCGCCAAACAGCCCTGTTGCTGGTAAAGCGACTGTATTTGTATTCCCAGATCTTAATACTGGTAACACAACTTACAAAGCGGTACAGCGTTCTGCAAACCTAATCTCTATTGGTCCAATGCTGCAAGGCATGCGTAAACCAGTAAATGATTTATCACGTGGCGCATTAGTAGACGATATCGTTTACACAATCGCACTTACAGCGATTCAATCTAAGCAATTAACGTCTTAG